The stretch of DNA atgtttttttaatgcattcgtaattatttagtttattgctatatttagcagttttttttttttttgtgggaatatttgtctgaaccatttgtcaagagcattgtaacaaaaaaagcgttagcgttttataacatttaagctagcagacatttgctatataagttagccatttttcttttgttgatccttatttattttttataccttttgaggctcaactcaggtattttaatttttcatgttgcttatccgattactcaattgttcgaactaactagttcattgattaatcaactactaaaatcatcgatagctgcagcactaatttctttaaaaattaataatttcaacaatctcgcaactagcttttgtggcgttctctttcaactcttggcctcttgcgaaatactgctgctgtaaaatcaaactagcttcaagttgcttcaatttcttgctacgtatcttccctgaaatcttgtcgtacatgtcagcgtgtcttgtttggtagtaTCGCCTCacgttgaactctttaaaaacagtgaacgtctctttgcaaatgaggcagacacagtagttgcgtattttagtgaaggagtggtccaatttccacctatccttgaagcgtcagccgtcgcagtcaggtttcttttttttgactgttgccattttagaaaattgggactaaagggtcacacgggggaatgctgcttagagtgctgctgccttttagtgggtaaatgaggagcaccatttagtgtgtaagctacctcatatgctggtagcagtactgctgaccaatatattaagtctgtgtgcaggccagatgttaatgattttatgacagaggctgggggccggatgaaatttgaccacgggccgcatttggcccccgggccggactttggacatgtctggtctagatgttctatgtatttcttgttgctgtttgtgtatgtgtttcttttctttcttctcttgtgttgcttttcttctgtccccccataatcccttcctgtttgctgctttgtcataataaaaaggtattttgaatgatcacaatgggagtatatcagactcttaatgtgaaacattaaaactgtgcagacaaccctggcacttagacttccattctctgtgtcaaacagctgaacaggacaggtttaaaaaaataataataataatagttcgggggcttaatgccccATGTATCTAATATGGCagtatataaacatattgttctatcaaacacaacatttcttttggcttcaaatactgcagtttcttttaaagaggagtgtgagagcagaaactgctttttcggtcttgtctgtttttcgccatttaaatataaataaatataaatatcagCGCTGTACGACATGACGATATGCTGTATATTGTTGTTGTATattgaatgttaaaaaaaaaagaaaaaaaaaagtggaagcTTTACAAGAATGCATCTTTGTTTTTTCCGTAGAAAAAACTTTGGACAACCCTGCTGTTTATTTGTGCCCTGCGAgcctctagccagatgagagttTCTTTATTCGTCAACCAACAAGTGTAACGAAATCTTGAGCCCAAATGAGCTGGCCGCTCACCAGATATACTCAATCTCGACACCCAAAAGTTCACACCTTCTGCACAATTTACTCATCGCCCGCCGTTGACGAAGCTCGATGTCCGATTGAAAACGGGGAAGTTGCGGCGATATACGACATGTGTCTATTTCCAGATTTAATATCAAAGTTGTTAATTTTTGGCTCGCTATTCATCCATTCGAGAGCCACGCCTGTGTCACGTCAACAACTTGTGTTTTGGTGTGAATTGTGTCGCAAAGATGGTTAGAATGACGTTAGTAGCTTAATTAGCTCATTATCACTGCTAAATTAAAATCTGGCCAGGCAACATTCAGCTCTTGATTACGCACCGAGTACTGTCAGACAATCACTTGTGTTCAAAAGCTAAGGGAGTGGCAGTCTCATAATTACTACCTCGCCTGTAAGAGGGTGGGACGTGGGTCCAAGTCAGCCTCTTTATTAACCATAACCATGCGGATGAGAAGCGATATAAAACTTTGGAGTGGCCACAGTCAGCATCACAGCGGAGTTTCTACTTGCATTGATTCTGGTGAGTTCTTCAACGGTTTTCTCAGATTTTCTTTCGCATTCGCTAGAATGATGAGATTTGACACTTTGCCCATTTGTGATTGTGGAAGGCAATTGTGGTGAACAAACCCGTTAGGAAGCAAGTTTTTAAAATAtcattacagtggtaccgctattTATGaaagtagtttcttaacttgaaaattctgtaagtagtgacgcattttccatgtaaatgcaatcAACCGTTCCAAGATctacaaaattcagacataaatcttttatgatGCATGAAAATGCAACACATGTAACAAAtgcatttggcggaaaacacagacaacactgaaaaagcagtctctgctcttgcactcctctttaaaggaAACCAAAGGAGCCAaaacaattgttgtgtttgatagaacaatacattaatatgctgccatagcagattcatggcgcattaagcccctgaactctttttaatttgtccgttttaccctggaaacccccgtttatagATGTCGCGCAAACCgcctttgtttcaacccagccgtaaaacaaaggtaattaattatatttattattaaaatgtctttcatttttagcttagaatatttaatcgatgtctaatatttcatttaaaaataaaacggctttaaaaaaattattcactcgcatattacgCAGATtacgtcaaaatgaaaaaaaaaatggtgtctgtaaaagagtcacggatatctgcctcataactattgcttaattgtatttttttgttactgtcacattttatctgatatgttggatgataatcgatccaaacaaagaaaaattggaaaaaaactagtttaaaagggtaaatatatggaaaagaacatctcgaacactccttgatgtctgcgatatcTGCATCTCGACCCttcttatattaccatgtttgacccataaaatcccccaaaaatccagttgtggccattcacagctgtgtcttgacactcagtaatacatgctacatggagtttttgaattGAAACAACGTAAGTACAGTACGTTGTACAAACTGGcagcgtatcaaatacttgttctccccactgtacgtgataatatctcgttaaagtcatgacgtctgtaattctgctctttcatgctctcacctcctgaTTGGGTTccactgtttttttattttttattttaaaaatgccctcctgttccaaatttttcttcccccagaaattgagattttatgctttccagtgatgtatcacatgtgcatatcggacaattttaaaatttggacaaatttggggtctcagaACGTAACTTCAaggcacctgagtgttttccgctatatacaattagattattgcacaataaacataaaacgagagttgtgcataatgtaaaaaacaaagaataaggtaaagaataaaagttaatacactcatgtaaagctgtcggaaaacgaggggcaaatgaagagtacgctgggatacacacatacgcatacagtagaggtcactCCTAACCAATTGGATCCCAGGAATGCTGGTTGCACAGGTTGTCAGTATTGCATAAacactgggagctgcgagtaccagccatactggatTTTTGCCTTTCATATACCGATATATTTTCCCGCTGAGGCGTGTCttgacctgaaaattctgtatgtagacatTTTgaagcggtaccactgtattttcattggCTGCGAGAGAGAGACGTacgatccattttgattgggagtcaaattgtctatcgctgtcaacagCAGTGAAGCACCATCACTGGATGCTAGCCCTCCTAGTTTAAATGGATTTAACTTCTTTCAATCAATCACAGGGCGAGATTGAAGGTGGGTAGtgtcccctggtggccgaaaaatttcattgcacgtaattgacttttctaagaaTAAATTTGAAGGGGACATAAGGCTGAATCTTCACGttggcgggggtttaattagtcattggagtttatttaaacaaattccgtgcagtttgtttgttgtttgttaGTTTCATGGGTCTGGCGTGGCTATGCTAGCGTGAGTCAAAGGTGCCTGCTaagcataccaataaaaaaacaacatatgcaccacTGAAGatgcatgcaatcaatagtgttgtctatgttttcaggataaagttattaaaacttgtcACTGCATGTCAAcagtagtatgaacagcaacatttgttgaATGTTGAACAGACTGAATTTTCCCCCACCGCTTtcactatgttagatctgtttaTCACTATGTTAGATCTGAATATcgctttttttattggcatgctaagcaagCACCATTGTCTCACACTAGCTTAGCcagtccagagccctgaaactaacaaataactgacaaactgcatggaatttgttgaaaactccaccgactaattaacaccccgctaactcgaatattaagcctaatgtcaaaaattctacaCTTTCCCTTTCGCCTATGctttcaatggcactgaataaCTGAGCATATAATCCAGAGGTTTAAGTATAGGCCTACAGTATTGCAATTtgcaatatatatatggcggaaaacactcaggtgacgtgaagttccgctctgagacccccaatttggccaaatttcaaaattgcgtcatcattggaaagattaaaatatcaaaattaaaatatcaattttctggggaaagaacatttttgaacaggagagcattttagagagagaaaaaaattaaacagcaaaactctaactggaggtgagagcatgagagagcagaattaaagataaatattaacgagatattattgcttacttacctcttttcgatccaaaaactcaatgtagcacGTATcagtgagtgtcaagacacagctgtgaatggccggatttttggggaattttacgggtgaaacatggtaatataacaaggtacgtgatgcagaaatcgcagacatcaaggagtggttgagattttctttttcatatctgactatcttaacctttttttttttcaattttactttgtttggatcaattatttatcatttcaAATAAGGGGGAGCAATGTgagagtaacaaaaaaatacaattcagcgataattatgaggtagatatccgtgacttttttacagacacaatttttttcattgtgacgtaattagtttaaatgtttaaaatatccaagtgaataatttttttgagttgttttttttttaaactaaatattacacatcgattaatgatttgaagctaaaaatgacattttcaataataaattaattgccttcgttttatggctgggttgaaacaaaaccggctggtgacgtctgtaaacgggggtttccagggtaaaatggacaaattaaaaatagtttgggagcTTAATGCTGCATGAATCtgccatggcagcatatagacatattgttctctcaaacacaacagttattttggcttgaaatacagcgGTTTATTTTAAACAGGggagcaagagcagaaactgctttttactGCTTGTCTCTGTTTTCCACCACATATATTTACACTGTTGAAACAAACTTTGCAAAACAAAGATAAATATAATTGATGTCAAAGAAAATATGGAAATTCTACCGTTTACGACATTGATTTCAACGTGGCTTTGACCCCTGAGCTATTGGAGGGAGAGTCACCATTTCAGTGATTTGGTCTTTCTAGTGTTAAAGCTGAGATGTACCACAGAACGTAGGCTGAATTAATGACTGGGCAAAGGGCTGCAGTTTGATCAAATGATCGCTttcaccctcccagtcaaaatggattggacatcaatcgCCGACAATGACTTAATGCGTCAAAATAAATCAGTTTTTTGACGTGATTCCGAGTTTAAGAAAGGAAAGTTGCATCTTTCTGAGCGGTTCCGTTGGACAAACAGTTTGGACAGCCTGTTTCAGAATAGAATGCCATTGTCCCTGTACATCAGACGACAAAGTAATCCCAATACAAGGGGTATATACAGCTGCCAGTTGCTACACCCTGATTGACAGACAGGCGTGGCTTGTTTGAGGAGCTGCCAAGAGAATTCTGACTAAGGCAGGGCACAGCACCCTTCATATGACTAAAGGCTCTAAAGTATTATACGCCCTTGTTTGAGAGTACTCGTATCGGACGGTGTCAGGGTTTCAGTCCACTTGCAAGCTCACCAATTGCCTGCCCTTAAACAAAAAGTAGATTCGCGGGGTGGTTGGCCTTTACCGATGTCCAAAGATTCCTGAGCAATGTAGCAGAATATGCAAAAGGAATTGAGTTGGAGCACAACGCGGACTCTGCTtccaaaagtcaaaaatcgaaaCGCGACTTCTGGGTGgaacaggaatttttttttcttttttacaaaaaaatgaatttgaccTTACGTTGTTATTCTGTCTTCTTACAGGTAATAAGCACATTTCATTTGGTACATCAGAGGACAGGGCTGCATCATGATGGTGACAAACACTGTGGTGTTTATAATTCTATTTCTTGGTAAGtaatggaggggaaaaaaatggcacaatCTGGAGTTTCATGCCAGCACTTGAGCAAATTCTTCCTTTAAAACAGGAACAACAGCTGGGGGAAGTCAACACCGCAGCTTTGGCAGACGACTCCTTCAGACTCCAGACGAAAATGAAATGCCCGCGATTCCAAATCCCCCGACCACTGGCATGCCAACAACCGGTCCAGCCGCCGGCACCGTAGATGAAAGTTCAGTTCCTGTAGCAAATCCAGCTGCTAGCAGCACCACCAGCAACTCAAATGACAGTTCAGGACGTGAAGAGAGTCCACCCACTAGTAGCAGTCCACTCGGCACCCCAGATGAAAATGACCCACCGTCCCCTATAGTCACTGAAACAAGTCCAACCCCCTCCACAGTCACTGAAACAAGCCCAACTCCATCCACAGTCACTGAAACAAGTCCAACCCCCTCCACAGTCACTGAAACAAGCCCAACCCCCTCTACAGTCACTGAAACAAGCCCAACACCCTCCACAGTCACTGAAACAAGCCTAACCACAAGCAGACCCACCAGCAGTGTTTCAACCGGCACCCAAGATGACAGACCAGACCCAACCCCCTCTACAGTCACTGAAACAAGCCCAACCCCCTCCACAGTCACTGAAAATCCTATAGAACCGGCAATCCAAATATCAGCCGAGACAGCTGTGGTAACTTCCTCAACGGCTGCATCAGCAGCAGCATCACTGGCGAACGTGGCCGCAAGCGCAGCTGTCGCGCTAACAGGAAACTCATCAGAAACAGAAGAGGCCAGACGGAGGGCTGCAGACGCCGCTCTCAATGCAGCCACCGCAGCCAGGGACTTCGCACAAGGCAGAATTAGCGCAGCGGATGTAGTGGCGGCGGCAGACGAGGCAGCGGACGCTGCTGAAAATTCTACAGCGTTCGCGACAGAGGCTTTGGAGGGAAGCAGTGGGGACATCCAATTTGCGCAGTTACTTGCGGAGTTAGCAGAAAACGCTTCGGCTCTAGCAAGATTATCTGCTAACGTGGCGGCCTTGGCGGAAAATGTTTCCGCTTCAGGAGTCATTGTGGAGAACGCTACAGACGTTATCGCTCGGGCGAGAATGGCAAACCAAGAGGTTGAGCGGTTAGGGCAACAACTTCAAGAGTTACTGGATtcacaaactctgccgccaggtGTAGAGGACAACGTAAGGCGAGCCATAGAGGTGGCTAACCGCACGGCAGCTCTGGCACTGGAAACAGCAAATGTTGCGCAAGATACGCTCGACGCAGCAGATCGAGTTGCCGCATCGACCGAAGATGAAGCTCTGCTATTTGCTGAATTAGCCATGCGACGAGCAGTAGATGCAGCACAAAGCGCAACTCAGGTGGCACAGACGGCAGCAGGAGAACCATCACAAGCTTCTCGACAAGCCTTGTTAGTGGCCGCAGCAGTGTCCCTCACGGTCGCAGCGGCCGAAGCCACCGGGGTAGATCTGGGCAACCGAACTACCATCACGTTGCAAAGGGCGGCCGAAGCTATCAAGGCGGCATTAGCGGTCACGGAAGATGACGCTGACCCGCAGACCGCTAGAGACGCCATGCAAAGGGCGGCAGACGCGGCAGAAGAGGTGTCCGCCGTGCTAGCTGGAGCGGTAAACGCGTCGACGATGGGACAGATTGAAGAGCAGGCTGCAGACGTGTCGGCCCGAGCGGCGGCAGCGGCTAGCCAAGCCGTGACAGCTGATTCGGATGATTTTCCCAACATTGCTGAGCAACTCTCAATGGTAGCAGAGGAAGCTGAGGAATTATTTTCCGGTCAGCCATCAATGATGCCGACTGCGGAACAGGTAGAAGCCTTTCAACGAGCGCAAGAGGTCGGACGACTGTTAAGAATCACTGGGAGTTTAGCAGCAGTAGTGGACGACGACAACTTGCGAATATTATTGGATGTTGCAAACGACACGGTTAGCGCAGCAATGGGAATGATGACAAACCCTTCAATGGAAGAAGTGGAAGCTTCGCAACGAGCCTCATTAGCAGCCACGGCATTGACCCTCTCCATTGCGGCAGCGCAAACAACCGGAGAAGACCTCGGCAATCTCACTATTGCCATGCAAAAGGCGGCCAATGCTACCGCAGCAGCATTAGCTGTTGTGAACGGACCCCAAGACCGGCAGGCTGCCATAGCCGCGGCAAATATAGCAGCCGAATGCGCGGCGGCAACAGCCGAGGAATTAGCTGCTGAGTTAGCCGATGCAGTAAACGAATCGTCGGCAGGAAGAGTCCCAGAGGGGGTTCTAAACGTGTCGGCCCGAGCAGCGGTGGCGGCGAGAACAGCTACCACGGGAGATCCAGATGCCGCTGCGGAACAACTGACAGAGGTGGCAAGGTTTGCTCaagatgtatttgcaaatccacCAGACATGCAGACTTCTGATGAATTAGAAGCATTTGAACAAGCGGAAAATGTTGCCGAGCAGGCAGAACTTGCAGCAATTCTTGCGAGCGCTGTAAACGACGAAGAAGACGCGCGGACGTTAGCAGATCTTGCAAACGACACGTTAAACGCAGCAATGGGAATAATAGTCATTGATCCATTGGAAGAAGTGGAAGCTTCGCAACGCGCCTCGTTAGCAGCCGCGGCATTGTCCCTCTCAATTGCGGCGGCTCAAACCACCGGAGAAGACCTCGGCAATCTCACTATTGCCATGCAAAAGGCGGCCAATGCTACCGCAGCAGCATTAGCGGTTGTGAACGGACCCCAAGACCGGCAGGCTGCCATAGACGCAGCAAACATGGCAGCCGAATGCGCGGCGACCACGGCCGAGGAATTGGCTGCTGAGTTATCCGATGCAGTAAACGAATCGGCGACAGGAAGAGTCCCAGAGGACGTTCTGAACGTGTCGGCCCGAGCAGCGGTTGCGGCAAGAACAGCTACCATGGGAGATCCAGATGCCGCCGCGGAACAACTGACAGAGTTGGCAAGGTTCGCTCaagatgtatttgcaaatccccCAGACATGCCGACTTCAGATGAATTAGAAGCAtttgaacaagcggaagatgtgGCCCAACAGGCAGAAGTTACAGCAATTTTGGCAAGCGCTGTAAACGACGAAGAAGACGCGCAAACGTTAGCGGATCTTGCAAACGCGACGCTAAATGCTGCAATTGGAATGATGAACGCTCCATCGGACGAAGTGGAAGCTTCGCAACGAGCCTCGTTAGCAGCCACGGCGTTGTCCCTCACAATCGCAGCGGCGAATACCAGCGGAGAAGACCTAGGCAATCGCAGCACTATTGCGATGCAAAAGGCAGAAGAAGCTACCGCAGCGGCATTAGCGGTCGTGAACGAACCGGAAGACCggcaggctgccattgacgcagCAATTATGGCAGCTGAATGCGCAGCAACCACAGCCGAGGACTTAACTCAAGCGTTGGAAAATGCGGTAAgccaatcagcgacaggcagGGGCCCACAGGATTTTGTGGACGTGTCAGCCCAAGCGGCGAATGCAGCCAGAGAAGCTGCTACGGGAAATCTAGACACCGCAGCGGAACAACTGGCAATGGTGGCAAGGTCCGCTCAAGATCTATTTGCAAATCGGTCAGGCGTGCTGACTTTAGATCAATTGGAAGCCTTGCAACAAGCAGAAGAAGTGGCCAATCAGGCAGAAATTGCTGCAATTTTGGCGAGCACTGTCAACGACGAAGATGGCGCGCGAAGGTTGACGGATCGGGCAGAGAGCACGGTCAACGCAACCAGGGAACTGATAGAAAGTACCAGAATGTCCGTCGTCGACTCGGTGCGCAACTCACTCACGGCGAGTTTGACGTCCACGACCGCAGCGCTCACCGCAACGTGTTCGGTCCTGGCGGCCAGCGCCGGAGCAGGGACTTCagctgaaatggcattaaacagtGCACAGGTA from Corythoichthys intestinalis isolate RoL2023-P3 chromosome 22, ASM3026506v1, whole genome shotgun sequence encodes:
- the LOC130910325 gene encoding nuclease SbcCD subunit C-like gives rise to the protein MPTTGPAAGTVDESSVPVANPAASSTTSNSNDSSGREESPPTSSSPLGTPDENDPPSPIVTETSPTPSTVTETSPTPSTVTETSPTPSTVTETSPTPSTVTETSPTPSTVTETSLTTSRPTSSVSTGTQDDRPDPTPSTVTETSPTPSTVTENPIEPAIQISAETAVVTSSTAASAAASLANVAASAAVALTGNSSETEEARRRAADAALNAATAARDFAQGRISAADVVAAADEAADAAENSTAFATEALEGSSGDIQFAQLLAELAENASALARLSANVAALAENVSASGVIVENATDVIARARMANQEVERLGQQLQELLDSQTLPPGVEDNVRRAIEVANRTAALALETANVAQDTLDAADRVAASTEDEALLFAELAMRRAVDAAQSATQVAQTAAGEPSQASRQALLVAAAVSLTVAAAEATGVDLGNRTTITLQRAAEAIKAALAVTEDDADPQTARDAMQRAADAAEEVSAVLAGAVNASTMGQIEEQAADVSARAAAAASQAVTADSDDFPNIAEQLSMVAEEAEELFSGQPSMMPTAEQVEAFQRAQEVGRLLRITGSLAAVVDDDNLRILLDVANDTVSAAMGMMTNPSMEEVEASQRASLAATALTLSIAAAQTTGEDLGNLTIAMQKAANATAAALAVVNGPQDRQAAIAAANIAAECAAATAEELAAELADAVNESSAGRVPEGVLNVSARAAVAARTATTGDPDAAAEQLTEVARFAQDVFANPPDMQTSDELEAFEQAENVAEQAELAAILASAVNDEEDARTLADLANDTLNAAMGIIVIDPLEEVEASQRASLAAAALSLSIAAAQTTGEDLGNLTIAMQKAANATAAALAVVNGPQDRQAAIDAANMAAECAATTAEELAAELSDAVNESATGRVPEDVLNVSARAAVAARTATMGDPDAAAEQLTELARFAQDVFANPPDMPTSDELEAFEQAEDVAQQAEVTAILASAVNDEEDAQTLADLANATLNAAIGMMNAPSDEVEASQRASLAATALSLTIAAANTSGEDLGNRSTIAMQKAEEATAAALAVVNEPEDRQAAIDAAIMAAECAATTAEDLTQALENAVSQSATGRGPQDFVDVSAQAANAAREAATGNLDTAAEQLAMVARSAQDLFANRSGVLTLDQLEALQQAEEVANQAEIAAILASTVNDEDGARRLTDRAESTVNATRELIESTRMSVVDSVRNSLTASLTSTTAALTATCSVLAASAGAGTSAEMALNSAQVAAEAGSSLTNMSRNSTSEAAAAAIAAANACMVAAEAAALNASQNGSATAMQLAEFAREVAAIATRAGEAARNISGDNATTETVMSVSEVATNINTDSMALFTRLEAIASNTSQELADIVDQQAILTVTAPTLATTMATAQVADLANDAMSQTSSDTTALETQASTAASNALRAVNAARSAFTIITGTSAANVCSLALTAALGAAALWWLL